In Streptomyces sp. NBC_01231, the sequence GGTGCCGGTCGACTTGTCCTCCTGCGCGGCGAGCACCTCGATCAGTGCCTCCACCAGCCGTTCATCCACGCGCCCCGCACTCGGCAAGGACAGCCGCGTGGCCCGCCGGTCGACCAGACCCCACACGCCCTCGTCACGCCACTTCAGCCGCATGCGGTGCAGGGTCCGCTCCGAGACCGATGTCCCCGAGGCGGTCAGCTCGGCGGCCTTCGCGGCGATCCGCTCGTTGATCGTGCGCCACTTCGGGTCGAACTCCGGCCGGGGACTGGCGCCCGCGGGCGCATCCGGCGGCACCCCGGTCTCGACCTCGATCAGGTGCCGCTCGAAGAACTGGGCCTTGCGCAACGCGGGTTCGGGAACCGTGTCGAGCTGCCCGAACGGCGGCAGGCCCGGCGTAGCGGCCTGGGAGTCGAGCAGCTCGAAGTCCTCGGCGGCCATAAGGTGGGTGAACATCATCAGTGACGGCGCCCCGTGGCTGTCGACCAGCCGGACCGTGGTGCCCGCGAGCCCGGCCACCGTATGAACCTGCCCGTCGAATCGAACACGGTCGCCAACACGCAGTGCTCCGCGTGGACCTGTCTGGCTCATCGCTCCTCGCTTCGGCTCACCAGCGTGCGGTCGCTGAGCGGATAGGAGAGATCGGCAACCAGGCGTCCGCACCACAGCAGGTGGAACACCACCGGGAGGACCTGGAGGGGATCGCCGACGGAGGCGGCCTGGGCAACCAGCGGCGCGGGGACGGCAAAGGACGCGATCACCGCCGCATCGAGCCGCTCCGACTGCCCGTAACGGGGGTGGCGGTAGCCGGCGAGCCATCGCAGGTTCGCCACCCGCACCACATCGGTCTCCCCGGCCAGCCGGTAGGCCCAGCCCAGCTGGTCGCAGGCGCGGCGCATCGCGGCGAACGCCACCGCGGACCGGGCATCGATGCAGTCCGCCGGGCGGCAGTCCACCACCAGACCCGTGCCGTCCGCTGCCCGCGCGAAGAAGTCCGGCGCATGCGACCGCCCGCGGCCCGCTGCCTCATCGCGCCAGAACAGCCAGAACGGCTGCGAGGCGAACGTCACGACCTGCGGATCGAAGTCCATCAGGATCGCATGATCACGCTCCAGCCACGACTCGAACCCGACATGCCGCCCCGTCGTCGCCGACCAGTACAGGCCCGGGAAATGCCGCTGTCCCCGGTACGACGGAAAGCCCCGGACCGGCGCGACCTCCTCGAAGGCCACCTCCGCTGCGTACCCCAACGGCTTCCGCACTTCGTCGCCGTGCTCCAGCCAGGCCAGATCGAAATCTGAGAGTGCGGTAAGCGAGTTAATGCCTGTTTCGGGCTTGGATTTGGGTGAGGGTCCCTGGTCGGCGGGGTGGGTCGGCGGTCAGGTGCGGGGCTGAGCGAGCAGGCCGGGTTCGGGTTCGGTGAGGATTCCCCGTGTGACCAGGCGTTTCAGCTTGGACCGGATGCCTTCGGTGTTCTTCGGAAGGATCGGCAGGTCGAGTGCCTCGCACAGGTCGCGGGCTCGCATCGGACGGCCGGCGTCGGTGAGGGCGGTGAGGATCTGCTGGTAGGCCGGGTGGTCCGGCACTTCGGGGCGGGGTGCCTCCTCGGCGGGCTCCGGTCGGGGGATGGCGAGGAGGGTCTTGCGGGTGATGCGCAGGTTTTCGCCCTCCGCGTCGAGCTCGCCGAGGCGGGCGGTGAGGTCCTCGATGCGCGAGCGGAGCTGCCCGGCCTGTTCTGCCATTTCGATCTCGCGGGCCTCGACGTAGGCCAGGACGGCCCTGATCTGCGGGTTGTCGCTCATGCGGTCCTCCAGGAGGGGAGGGTGGCGCCGGTGAGCCGGCGGGCCATGACGGAGGTCATCGCCCAGAAGACGCGGGAGCGGGAGCTGGCGGGCCCGGTGTTCGTAGTCGCGGACCAGCCGACGGTAGAACATCAGGATCCCGTTCGTCTGCTCCACGACCCACCGCTTGGCCTGGGGGACAAAGCTGGTGTCGGCCGGGTTGCGCTCGACGATCTCGACGTCGATGCCGCAGGTCTTGCCGTGATCGACGACGCTCTTCTTGAACCCCTGGTCGACCAGGGCCTTCTCGACTGTGTCG encodes:
- a CDS encoding TnsA-like heteromeric transposase endonuclease subunit, which translates into the protein MAFEEVAPVRGFPSYRGQRHFPGLYWSATTGRHVGFESWLERDHAILMDFDPQVVTFASQPFWLFWRDEAAGRGRSHAPDFFARAADGTGLVVDCRPADCIDARSAVAFAAMRRACDQLGWAYRLAGETDVVRVANLRWLAGYRHPRYGQSERLDAAVIASFAVPAPLVAQAASVGDPLQVLPVVFHLLWCGRLVADLSYPLSDRTLVSRSEER